A region from the Corylus avellana chromosome ca7, CavTom2PMs-1.0 genome encodes:
- the LOC132186282 gene encoding heat shock 70 kDa protein 15-like, with product MSVVGFDLGNESCIVAVARQRGIDVVLNDESKRETPAIVCFGDKQRFIGTAGAASTMMNPKNAISQIKRLIGRQFNDPELQRDLKTFPFTVSEGPDGYPLIHARYLGEVRTFTPTQVLGMVLSNLKGIAEKNLNAAVVDCCIGIPVYFTDLQRRAVLDAATIAGLHPLRLLHETTATALAYGIYKTDLPENDQLNVAFVDIGHASMQVCIAGFKKGQLKILAHSFDRSLGGRDFDEVLFQHFAAKFKEEYKIDVFQNARACLRLRAGCEKLKKMLSANPEAPLNIECLMDEKDVRGFIKRDEFEQISIPILERVKRPLEKALAEAGLTIENVHMVEVVGSGSRVPAIIRILTEFFKKEPRRTMNASECVARGCALECAILSPTFKVREFQVNESFPFSIALSWKGAALDNQNGAADNQQITIVFPKGNPIPSVKALTYYRSGTFSVDVQYADVSELQAPAKISTYTIGPFQSTKAERAKLKVKVRLNLHGIVSVESATLLEEEEVEVPVSKEPAKEDAKMDTDEAPNDAAPASSNEADVNMQDAKGTADGSGAENGVPDSGDKPAQMETDVKVEAPKRKVKKTNISVAELVYGGMIPVDLQKAVEKEFEMALQDRVMEETKDRKNAVEAYVYDMRNKLSDKYQEFVTDSEREVFISILQEVEDWLYEDGEDETKGVYIAKLEELKKQGDPIEERYKEYVNRGAVIDQLVRCLNSYREAAVSNDPRLDHIDISEKQKVLNECVEAEGWLREKKQQQDSLPKYATPVLSSVEVLKKAHTLDGFCKPIMMKPRPAPAKPATPEAPPTPPPEAGEQQPQGGDANADANANAYERAADGSGEVPPASEEPMDTETSTTST from the exons ATGAGCGTAGTTGGTTTTGATCTTGGCAATGAGAGCTGCATTGTGGCTGTCGCAAGGCAGAGAGGGATTGATGTTGTGCTCAACGATGAGTCCAAGCGTGAGACCCCCGCCATTGTGTGTTTTGGTGACAAGCAGCGGTTTATTGGAACAGCGGGGGCTGCTTCAACTATGATGAACCCAAAAAATGCAATCTCCCAAATAAAGCGGTTGATTGGTCGGCAGTTCAATGATCCCGAATTGCAGAGGGATCTCAAAACTTTTCCTTTCACTGTGAGTGAAGGGCCTGATGGGTATCCTTTGATTCATGCACGGTATCTGGGAGAAGTAAGGACATTTACACCGACCCAAGTTTTGGGAATGGTGCTGTCAAATCTGAAAGGCATAGCAGAAAAGAATTTGAATGCAGCAGTTGTTGATTGCTGCATTGGGATTCCTGTTTACTTCACTGATCTTCAAAGGAGGGCTGTTTTGGATGCAGCCACAATTGCGGGCTTGCACCCACTTCGCTTGCTTCATGAAACTACCGCAACAGCCTTGGCTTATGGTATTTATAAGACAGATTTACCCGAAAATGATCAGTTGAATGTTGCTTTTGTTGATATTGGACATGCAAGCATGCAAGTTTGTATTGCTGGCTTTAAAAAGGGCCAGCTGAAAATATTAGCTCATTCATTTGATCGATCTCTGGGTGGTAGAGATTTTGATGAAGTGCTATTCCAGCACTTCGCTGCAAAATTCAAAGAAGAGTACAAGATTGATGTTTTCCAGAATGCGAGGGCTTGCCTTAGGCTTCGGGCTGGCTGTGAGAAGCTGAAGAAGATGCTTAGTGCAAATCCTGAGGCACCTTTGAATATAGAGTGCTTAATGGACGAGAAGGATGTCAGAGGCTTCATTAAGCGGGACGAGTTTGAACAGATCAGCATTCCCATTTTGGAGCGGGTCAAGAGACCTTTGGAGAAGGCTCTTGCAGAAGCCGGTCTCACTATAGAAAATGTTCACATGGTTGAGGTGGTTGGTTCTGGCTCTCGTGTTCCTGCTATAATCAGGATATTGACGGAGTTCTTCAAAAAGGAACCTAGGCGCACGATGAATGCGAGTGAGTGTGTTGCCAGGGGTTGTGCTTTGGAATGTGCCATTCTTAGTCCGACATTTAAAGTACGAGAGTTTCAG GTCAACGAGAGCTTCCCATTCTCAATTGCTTTGTCATGGAAAGGTGCTGCTCTAGATAATCAGAATGGGGCAGCAGACAATCAACAAATTACTATTGTTTTCCCCAAGGGAAATCCAATTCCAAGTGTGAAGGCTCTGACATACTACAGATCTGGCACCTTTTCTGTGGATGTACAATATGCCGATGTCAGCGAATTGCAAGCACCTGCAAAGATCAGTACATATACG ATTGGTCCTTTCCAATCTACAAAAGCTGAGCGTGCAAAACTTAAGGTGAAAGTCCGCCTGAACCTGCATGGAATTGTCTCTGTTGAGTCAGCAACT CtattggaagaagaagaagttgaagttCCAGTCTCAAAAGAGCCAGCAAAAGAAGATGCTAAGATGGATACTGATGAAGCTCCCAATGATGCTGCTCCAGCAAGCTCCAATGAGGCTGATGTAAATATGCAAGATGCGAAGGGTACTGCTGATGGTTCTGGGGCTGAAAATGGTGTTCCAGACTCGGGAGACAAGCCTGCGCAGATGGAAACCGACGTTAAG GTTGAGGCTCCAAAGAGGAAGGTAAAGAAAACTAACATCTCTGTAGCAGAGTTGGTTTATGGAGGAATGATTCCAGTCGATCTGCAAAAGGCAGTAGAGAAGGAGTTTGAAATGGCTTTGCAAGATCGAGTAATGGAAGAAACCAAGGACAGGAAAAATGCTGTTGAAGCCTATGTCTATGACATGAGAAACAAG CTTAGTGACAAATATCAGGAATTTGTCACTGATTCAGAGAGGGAGGTGTTTATTTCTATACTTCAGGAGGTAGAAGATTGGTTGTATGAAGATGGTGAGGATGAAACCAAAGGCGTTTACATTGCCAAGCTCGAGGAGCTCAAGAAG CAAGGTGATCCCATTGAGGAGCGCTACAAAGAGTATGTAAACAGGGGAGCTGTAATTGATCAACTGGTGCGTTGTCTTAATAGCTATAGAGAAGCAGCAGTGTCGAATGATCCCAGATTGGATCACATTGACATCTCTGAGAAACAGAAG GTCCTAAATGAATGCGTGGAGGCAGAAGGATGGTTAAGAGAGAAAAAGCAGCAGCAGGACTCGCTGCCTAAATATGCTACTCCAGTTCTCTCATCTGTTGAAGTACTAAAGAAGGCTCACACACTTGATGG GTTTTGTAAACCGATAATGATGAAACCAAGGCCGGCACCAGCCAAGCCAGCTACTCCTGAGGCACCACCAACCCCACCTCCTGAGGCCGGTGAGCAGCAACCTCAGGGTGGTGATGCCAATGCAGATGCCAATGCAAACGCCTATGAGAGAGCAGCAGATGGCAGTGGTGAGGTACCGCCTGCTTCTGAAGAACCAATGGACACAGAGACCTCGACAACTTCTACCTAG